From Candidatus Atelocyanobacterium thalassa isolate ALOHA, a single genomic window includes:
- a CDS encoding AbrB family transcriptional regulator: MKQIKPLTGIDLLQKVGELSKEAKFSKEEKAKACGYYTKTKNGVERVNMMKFLNALIDAEGIELDSSSEGQGRGGRSASYKISVQSNGNLLIGSAYTKKMGLESGDEFEITLGRKHIHLKQVGIMDESE, translated from the coding sequence ATGAAACAAATTAAACCCTTAACCGGCATAGATCTACTTCAAAAAGTTGGAGAGTTAAGTAAAGAAGCTAAATTTAGTAAAGAAGAAAAAGCAAAAGCTTGCGGTTATTATACTAAAACAAAAAATGGAGTAGAGCGCGTTAATATGATGAAGTTTCTTAATGCTTTAATTGATGCTGAAGGTATTGAACTTGATAGTAGTTCTGAAGGCCAAGGAAGAGGTGGACGTTCAGCTAGCTATAAAATTAGTGTTCAATCCAACGGTAATCTTCTTATTGGTTCAGCATATACAAAAAAAATGGGATTAGAATCTGGAGATGAGTTTGAAATTACCTTAGGGCGTAAACATATTCATCTAAAACAAGTTGGAATAATGGATGAGAGTGAATAG